The sequence tCTTTTATCTTTCCAAAACATCTTGAATCATCCAATTCCAAGTAATATCAAGacagttatggccaaaatactatcagttaATGCAGTAGAAAACTCACTACCCAAATAAAGGGGGTCATGCCTAGGCATGGAAATCCCATGCTGCGGCCCGCCCCTTCTAATTCTAAgcagaataaatttttttagcgtttttatatcttttttttttatcatgttTTGGTTATAAAAGAAGTGACTTCTGTGAGTGTTTAGAAAAAAAGAGGTTGAACGAGAGAGAAAGAAGGAAGAGAGAAAACAGAGCAATTTCTTTgaatgagaaagaagaagataaaCTTCTTATATACAGGGAAAGGCACCAGGCACCACGTGCAAAATAAAGAAAAGCAACAGAAAAGTTGTTACAACTAAATCTAAACCCCTGTAACTGAAATAACAGATTCAACTAACTGTCATTAGCACTAGGACCCTTAACAACTTCAATAGTTTTTAACAAGCAATCAgggagtacgaattttaatgagCAAAATTGATCGCGAAGGTTTTTTCAACGGAGTTTTCAGcattattttcttctcttttctaaaattaatgtGTGAATTTGCTACAAtgaacatgagtagctaaaTAGTTCATTAGGGTATAGATGGAGATTATTTGATATTGATTTgtagttttaatatgatttattttccctcAATTTCTATGAATTATATTTCATTCatacttgtttatttttgttaGTAAATCAGCAATGagtaagaaaaatttcaaaaaatctcTCATAGCCCTACATCTTCTATAACTTCCTAAAGAAAATAAGTTGTTCATTCTTTAGAAAAGAGAAAATTAAAACATTCGAAACCGATCATTGAAGATTCAGACTCTTATTTTGAACTTGAAGATGAAGATTTTGAAATACTCAAAGTGCTGAAAgtatttatgttgtttttcaattattttaggattttttttactttttttgctGTAAATCATCTAGCTATGACTGAACCGATTGCATTTATTACTTGTTGATTTTCGGTTGTAAACTGTTATGATCCTCTAAAACTCCATTCTTTCGTCCTGTACTTTTTGCAGAAGCTGCTCATTCTTACATTTAGTTGTCTTTACAACACACTCAACTCAAcattgacaaaaataaaaatccaaccTTGTGATCCAATTCTCTTTATTATGATTTTTGCCAGGCTTACTATATATGAAGCTAAGGGTCTCCATCGAAACGCACTGAACTCATTCAGGAAGCATTGGATGTTACTGCCTGTATCCTCAGACTGCTCGGTGGCCATCCATTGCCCGTTGTTAATTAAAAGCTTTCTCATGGATGCCCTTCGAATTGACAGAGCAAATCCTTATGCCTGGTACAATCTCGGGGCATCGCCACTAAAAGCCGCTGAATGCTTCGAGGCTGCAGCACTTCTTGAAAGGAGACATCTTTAGAGATTTTGAGTCCACTGAGCTGCGAAGTGATGAACCCAAGGTCGGAAACAGCGCAAGCATTGGTCTTTAGAGAAACTCTAATGGATGATGATGAGTCCACTTTTGGGAAGGGAATTCGAGTGGAAGTGTTTCCAGAAAAGACTCCGAGAGTGGTGGAAGCAGCCATTGTTGAGGTTGGTAATGAGAAGAgagtggttgttgttgttgttgttggttaTCTCTCTGGTTTGAATTGAAGTAAGGTAGCTATGGAGTTTGGATAAGaaggaagaagacgaagaagaagaactgtATCAATATGGGCTCCTCTCAATTCTAAGGCCCATTTTAAATCACTTTTATTACATAAATACCCAATAAATTCGAAgtttacaaaattaaattatgatagtttaaaataattaattttattaaataaaaaaaatcattcggtgaaatatctatctttttttaaataaaaataaattaaaagttaaatataaatccttatttgagtagaattatattaatgatattgtatatatatataaaccgtAGGGTGTTAAGTGTTActtagagaaaagaaaaaaattattattatttgagtgTGTGTTGAAGTTGAAGTAGTAATTAAGTATGGAAACAAAAAAGGCATCCTTCAGAGAAATTTTGATGGTAACTAAAATCTTCctctattcttcttcttcttctttcttctttaatCCATTCATGAATTCTTCATTTATTAGTGAAAGAGAATTAATTAACTTTAAGAGAGTGAAGTAGTGAGTGAGATATATTAAGTATAACATATATACCCCAAAAGCAATAACAAATTAAACCAAATCAATAATTCTAGTTTTCTGTACAAATTAAGCTCATGACTTATTATTACAAAGGAAAATGGATTAATCATATATATGACTACTTTTAATTATGCTTTGTACAGAAAATTACATTGGAAAACTTCTTATCAGTACAacttaaaatttgaattaataaattcAATAGCTTGATTAAGCAAAATTATGACACTACcatttttgattaattattaatcttgttattttaagattttttattattattattaatttttgaccaatgacacttcatttttttttaattgtaaaatatatgatcaattcATTGAAAGAGTGTAATTTAtaaaaactaatatttttttttcttcttttaatatAGGGAACTCCATCAAACCAACTAAAACAAATTACAACGGAAGAGAAAAATTACTCTCAACAAGATATTATAATATGGGAAAGACAGGAAAATTTCAAGGTAACAAAAATTCTCTAAAAAATTTCTTGgaacattatttaaaataaatacaatattaataatttgtGCAAATCATGTCTTATAGTAACGTTTGGATTATTAGATTAACAAGaacatagattttttttttttttaaatgaaactattgttattatattaaattcataACACAACTAGCTAGCTATGAGattcacatatatatttttaattatgttaTGCATATTTATGAATGAGTTTTAGAGTGTATGTATAATtcattaataaatttttgttaatgaTTACAGGAGCAAAATTTAAGTGAGTGGTCATCACCACTAAAATTATTGAGTCAAGATAAAAAAGCATTGTTGAAAGTTCCAGTTTTATTTGCTTCCTTCGATCAAACGAGCCGATTAGCTTCTGGATACGGCGCTTGTTCCGTGATAGCAATACTCATTGCTCACTGGCTTCACTGCAACCCAAAATTAATTCCCACAAGGGTACAATTTGAATCCCTAATCCTGCAAGGCTCTTCTGAGTGGCGAGCACTCAGCAACAAATCCTCTTATTATCAGAACAAATTTTCTAACAATCACTTCGATATAGAGACTGTGATAAATGCTGGTATCAGACCAGTCTCTATTTGCACAGATAGGTCAGTAACGGGGATGTTCGGGGTTGAAAAATTCGCCTTGTTGAAAGATATGTTCTCTTTAGACAATATGTGGGAGAACATAACTAAGGATTTAACAACAGAGCCGAAAATTTTCGTCGTGGGTTGGAACGATCACTTCTTTGTCTTAAAACTAGAACTTCATGCTTGTTATATTATTGATTCATATGGAAGTAGACTATTTCGAGGGTGCAACCAAGCTTATATGCTTAAATTTGACGATTCAAGTGTAATATACGGCACCGATCAACAAATTCTTTGCACGGGCAAAGATTGCTGCAAGGAATATATGAGAAAGTTTTTAAGCAGTAATATTGTTATGAAACTGGAGAAGGAATACAAGAGGGGATACATTCAATTACCTTATCTATATGAGAAGTTGCAAGTAGACATGAGCTATATGTGCTTAAATGCTTCATCGCCAGTATCATCTTCATCGTCGTCTTCCTATGATGGTCCATCTTCCCTTCAATTGTGATGATTCTTCTTTTCTTAGAGATGCTCATCCTCCTAATGAAGAGTAAATAAGAGTTGTGTTATGTAAATG is a genomic window of Cannabis sativa cultivar Pink pepper isolate KNU-18-1 chromosome 9, ASM2916894v1, whole genome shotgun sequence containing:
- the LOC115722689 gene encoding uncharacterized protein LOC115722689, producing the protein MNPRSETAQALVFRETLMDDDESTFGKGIRVEVFPEKTPRVVEAAIVEGTPSNQLKQITTEEKNYSQQDIIIWERQENFKEQNLSEWSSPLKLLSQDKKALLKVPVLFASFDQTSRLASGYGACSVIAILIAHWLHCNPKLIPTRVQFESLILQGSSEWRALSNKSSYYQNKFSNNHFDIETVINAGIRPVSICTDRSVTGMFGVEKFALLKDMFSLDNMWENITKDLTTEPKIFVVGWNDHFFVLKLELHACYIIDSYGSRLFRGCNQAYMLKFDDSSVIYGTDQQILCTGKDCCKEYMRKFLSSNIVMKLEKEYKRGYIQLPYLYEKLQVDMSYMCLNASSPVSSSSSSSYDGPSSLQL